One window from the genome of Schistocerca piceifrons isolate TAMUIC-IGC-003096 chromosome 1, iqSchPice1.1, whole genome shotgun sequence encodes:
- the LOC124792454 gene encoding acyl-CoA-binding domain-containing protein 6-like, which translates to MDDTDELVEKFAKAAKYAKEICGDFDSNELLELYGYYKQATEGPCQTSKPSWYDLTAKQKWESWRRLKDMDRETAMIKYVKIISEVDPVWEERFTERPAGSGAGWVAVSCMTNTDEYLPDTEKTVFDWVKEGNVQKVIDASRSFSSLEMINKQDESGMALLHWAADRGNMEMVDCLVEKLKADVNLKDADGQTALHYAAACGHVNVTKFLVQHGGDPNIADLDGTLPKEIAADSEILKALTIAN; encoded by the coding sequence ATGGATGATACTGATGAGCTTGTAGAAAAATTTGCAAAAGCAGCAAAGTATGCTAAAGAGATTTGTGGGGATTTTGACAGTAATGAACTTCTGGAACTGTATGGTTACTATAAACAAGCTACAGAAGGACCTTGCCAAACATCAAAGCCCAGTTGGTATGACTTAACagctaaacagaaatgggaatcatGGAGACGCCTAAAGGATATGGATCGTGAGACTGCTAtgataaaatatgttaaaataataTCTGAAGTGGATCCTGTTTGGGAGGAACGATTTACTGAAAGACCTGCTGGCAGTGGTGCAGGATGGGTGGCAGTAAGCTGCATGACAAATACTGATGAGTACTTACCAGACACAGAGAAAACAGTATTTGACTGGGtgaaagaaggtaatgttcagAAGGTCATTGATgcctctaggagcttcagttcacTTGAAATGATTAATAAACAAGATGAAAGTGGGATGGCATTACTTCATTGGGCTGCTGACAGAGGAAATATGGAAATGGTAGACTGTCTAGTTGAGAAACTGAAAGCTGATGTGAATTTAAAAGATGCTGATGGCCAAACTGCTTTGCATTATGCTGCAGCCTGTGGACATGTTAATGTTACTAAATTTTTAGTTCAACATGGTGGAGATCCCAATATTGCTGATCTTGATGGGACACTCCCAAAAGAGATCGCTGCTGACAGTGAAATATTGAAGGCTCTGACAATAGCAAACTGA
- the LOC124792470 gene encoding probable methyltransferase-like protein 23, giving the protein MSDGVSEQVKKFVFKSVNNRASENEIETLEILIPEQLQAGYSFYTWPSAPVLAWFLWEHRRELPGKHILELGSGTALPGIVAAKCGAAVTLTDNACLPKSLQHVKRCCEINGLQPNQARVIGLTWGLFLSSIFSLGQVDLILGSDCFYEPGVFEDIIVSVAFLLERNPHAKFLCTYQERSADWCIEHLLHKWRLQCEHIPLNNLGTESGIDTSELMQDHTIHLLEITRA; this is encoded by the coding sequence ATGTCTGATGGGGTTTCAGAGCAAGTGAAAAAGTTTGTTTTCAAATCAGTTAACAATAGAGCGAGTGAAAACGAGATAGAGACGCTAGAAATACTGATACCAGAGCAACTTCAAGCAGGTTACAGTTTTTACACGTGGCCATCAGCACCAGTACTTGCATGGTTCTTGTGGGAACATCGACGTGAACTGCCGGGAAAACATATACTGGAACTTGGTTCGGGCACCGCGCTTCCAGGGATTGTCGCTGCAAAGTGTGGTGCTGCTGTAACATTAACGGATAATGCTTGTCTGCCGAAGAGCTTGCAACACGTGAAACGGTGTTGTGAAATAAATGGACTCCAACCAAACCAGGCAAGAGTCATTGGCCTGACTTGGGGACTTTTCCTATCAAGTATATTTAGCCTTGGTCAGGTAGATCTCATTTTGGGATCAGATTGTTTCTATGAACCAGGTGTGTTTGAAGACATTATCGTAAGCGTTGCGTTCTTATTGGAAAGGAATCCACACGCAAAATTTTTATGCACTTATCAGGAACGCAGTGCCGACTGGTGCATAGAACATTTATTGCACAAGTGGAGACTGCAGTGCGAACATATCCCCTTAAACAACTTGGGCACAGAATCAGGAATAGACACTAGTGAATTAATGCAAGATCACACTATCCATCTCTTAGAAATAACAAGAGCTTGA
- the LOC124793261 gene encoding probable methyltransferase-like protein 23 — protein sequence MSDGVSEQVKKFVFKSVNNRASENEIETLEILIPEQLQAGYSFYTWPSAPVLAWFLWEHRRELPGKHILELGSGTALPGIVAAKCGAAVTLTDNACLPKSLQHVKRCCEINGLQPNQARVIGLTWGLFLSSIFSLGQVDLILGSDCFYEPGVFEDIIVSVAFLLEKNPHAKFLCTYQERSADWCIEHLLHKWRLQCEHIPLNNLGTESGIDTSELMQDHTIHLLEITRA from the coding sequence ATGTCTGATGGGGTTTCAGAGCAAGTGAAAAAGTTTGTTTTCAAATCAGTTAACAATAGAGCGAGTGAAAACGAGATAGAGACGCTAGAAATACTGATACCAGAGCAACTTCAAGCAGGTTACAGTTTTTACACGTGGCCATCAGCACCAGTACTTGCATGGTTCTTGTGGGAACATCGACGTGAACTGCCGGGAAAACATATACTGGAACTTGGTTCGGGCACCGCGCTTCCAGGGATTGTCGCTGCAAAGTGTGGTGCTGCTGTAACATTAACGGATAATGCTTGTCTGCCGAAGAGCTTGCAACACGTGAAACGGTGTTGTGAAATAAATGGACTCCAACCAAACCAGGCAAGAGTCATTGGCCTGACTTGGGGACTTTTCCTATCAAGTATATTTAGCCTTGGTCAGGTAGATCTCATTTTGGGATCAGATTGTTTCTATGAACCAGGTGTGTTTGAAGACATTATCGTAAGCGTTGCGTTCTTATTGGAAAAGAATCCTCACGCAAAATTTTTATGCACTTATCAGGAACGCAGTGCCGACTGGTGCATAGAACATTTATTGCACAAGTGGAGACTGCAGTGCGAACATATCCCCTTAAACAACTTGGGCACAGAATCAGGAATAGACACTAGTGAATTAATGCAAGATCACACTATCCATCTCTTAGAAATAACAAGAGCTTGA